From Amycolatopsis sp. WQ 127309:
GAGGGAGGGGAGTACCGGCCGGCGCGAGTCCACACGCCTGCGTCGGCCGGTACCTCCCCCGCAGCCGTTGACCGCGAGCGTGACCGACGAACTAAGAGACTTGATGTATCCGAGATCCACCTGCACGCTCCTTCCCCCCGAAGGACCCGCGATACTGCCGAAGCCGACTCGAAGACGTTTCCGAAGAGGGGCAGATACGGTGACCGACGTGCAAACCGCAGAGGTTGATCCTCCTTGGGAGGGCCTGACCGGCGCCGAGCTGCATGCCGCCTGCATGCACGCGGCGAGAGAAGGCGACCGCCAGGCGATGGCCCGCCTGGTCGACGAGCTCACCCCGCTCGTCTGGCACGTGGCCCGGGCCAACGGGCTCGACCGCTCGGTCGCCGAGGACGTGGTCCAGACCGTGTGGCTCGCCCTCTTCAGCCAGCTCGGGAAGCTGCGTGATCCCAAGGCGCTCGCCGCCTGGTTGATCACCACGACCCGGCGCGAAGCGACCCACCCGCACGGCCGCCGCATCCAGCCCGTCCCGCTGAGCGACGAGGTGGCCGAAGCCATGCCCAGCACCCAACCGGCTCCCGAAGACGAAGCCGTCCGCGCCGACCGCGACCGCCGGGTCTGGCGCGCCTTCGTCCGGCTGCCCCACCGCTGTCAGGAGTTGCTCCGGCTGACCGTCCTCGCGGGCCGCGCGGAGTACCAGCTCGTCGCCGAAGCGCTGCGGATGCCGCGCGGCAGCGTCGGACCGACCAGAGGGCGCTGCCTCGACCAGATGCGCGATCTCCTCGCCAGTGAAGGGGGAAGCCGATGAACGACCTCGGGACGCCGGGCGAGGCCTTTTCCGACGACGTGCTCCTGGCCGACATCGGCCGCTTCCTCGACGAGCTGGACCCGCCGCCGGACGACCTCGTGCAACGGGTCCAGTTCGCGCTCGCGCTGGAGGACCTCGACGTCGAGGTCGCCCGCTGGGAACGGCTCGACACGCTCGCCGGCGTGCGCGGCACCGGCACCGGCACGATCACCTTCACCGTCAGCGACCTCACCGTGATGATCAACCTGACCAAGATCGGCAAGCAGCACCGCATCGACGGCTGGCTGGTGCCGGCCGGCCAGTACGGCGTCGAGGTGCGGGTG
This genomic window contains:
- a CDS encoding RNA polymerase sigma factor, translated to MTDVQTAEVDPPWEGLTGAELHAACMHAAREGDRQAMARLVDELTPLVWHVARANGLDRSVAEDVVQTVWLALFSQLGKLRDPKALAAWLITTTRREATHPHGRRIQPVPLSDEVAEAMPSTQPAPEDEAVRADRDRRVWRAFVRLPHRCQELLRLTVLAGRAEYQLVAEALRMPRGSVGPTRGRCLDQMRDLLASEGGSR
- a CDS encoding carboxypeptidase regulatory-like domain-containing protein, giving the protein MNDLGTPGEAFSDDVLLADIGRFLDELDPPPDDLVQRVQFALALEDLDVEVARWERLDTLAGVRGTGTGTITFTVSDLTVMINLTKIGKQHRIDGWLVPAGQYGVEVRVAEHGTTSTTADEGGRFVLDNVPRGTTQILVHLGDVTCRRTVVTPTVVL